A region of Chitinophaga horti DNA encodes the following proteins:
- a CDS encoding NAD-dependent epimerase/dehydratase family protein, producing the protein MNPIHTKIRAIITGATGMVGEGVLHECLQHPEVEKVLVINRRPCGITHAKLTEIIHTDFYDITPIAPQLKDYNACFFCLGVSSIGMKEAEYYQKTYILTLHVAGILAQQNPDMTFCYVSGAGTDGTEKGRSMWARVKGKTENDVAKLPFRQVYLFRPGFMKPTPGLKNATAIYKYINWLFPVMRRLAPAGFGTLRELGLAMINSVIRGSEQKVLGVKEIRALAEAQFARSGA; encoded by the coding sequence ATGAACCCTATTCACACAAAGATTCGCGCGATCATTACAGGCGCTACCGGTATGGTGGGCGAAGGCGTTTTACACGAATGCCTGCAACATCCAGAGGTGGAAAAAGTACTCGTGATTAATCGTCGTCCGTGCGGAATAACGCATGCAAAACTCACAGAAATCATTCATACAGATTTTTATGATATTACCCCCATCGCGCCGCAGCTGAAAGACTATAACGCCTGCTTCTTCTGCCTGGGCGTATCTTCCATCGGTATGAAGGAGGCGGAGTACTATCAAAAGACCTACATCCTCACCTTACATGTGGCTGGCATCCTGGCACAACAAAACCCGGATATGACTTTTTGTTATGTGTCCGGCGCAGGGACCGACGGCACCGAAAAAGGCCGCAGCATGTGGGCAAGAGTGAAGGGCAAAACGGAAAATGATGTGGCGAAACTACCTTTCCGGCAAGTGTACCTTTTCCGCCCCGGTTTTATGAAACCGACACCCGGATTGAAGAACGCGACCGCTATTTATAAATATATCAACTGGTTATTCCCGGTGATGCGCCGACTGGCGCCAGCGGGCTTTGGTACGCTGCGTGAACTGGGGTTGGCGATGATCAATTCGGTGATACGGGGATCGGAGCAGAAGGTGTTGGGAGTGAAGGAGATAAGGGCGTTGGCGGAGGCGCAGTTTGCGAGGTCGGGAGCGTAA
- a CDS encoding HAD family hydrolase — MAKAFLFDFNGTMINDMEYHTIAWFDIINKDLQHQLSRDAVKKEMYGKNNDVLIRIFGHDHFTEEEMNRWSLEKERRYLEAYSPYVEWIPGLAHFLDSAHLKGIPMAIGSATITSNILYVLEKLNAGDYFRAVISADHVTYSKPHPETFLKAAEALGVAPTDCIVFEDSPKGVEAAAAAGMYAVVLTTMHEEEDFRGLSNILRFIKDYNDPYIRTLVGE; from the coding sequence ATGGCAAAGGCATTTCTCTTCGACTTTAACGGCACGATGATCAACGATATGGAATATCATACCATCGCCTGGTTTGATATCATCAACAAAGACCTGCAACATCAGCTCTCCCGCGATGCGGTGAAGAAAGAGATGTACGGTAAAAACAACGATGTGCTCATCCGCATTTTTGGTCATGACCACTTTACCGAAGAAGAAATGAACCGCTGGTCGCTGGAAAAGGAACGTCGTTACCTGGAGGCTTATTCCCCTTACGTAGAATGGATTCCCGGCCTGGCACACTTCCTCGATTCGGCCCACCTGAAAGGTATTCCCATGGCGATCGGTTCGGCTACCATTACATCCAATATCCTGTATGTGCTGGAAAAACTCAACGCCGGCGACTACTTCCGCGCAGTCATCAGCGCCGATCATGTGACCTACAGTAAACCGCATCCGGAAACCTTTCTTAAAGCCGCCGAAGCATTAGGTGTCGCGCCCACAGACTGCATTGTGTTCGAGGACAGTCCCAAAGGCGTGGAGGCTGCCGCCGCGGCAGGTATGTATGCCGTGGTGCTTACTACCATGCATGAGGAGGAGGATTTTAGGGGTTTATCGAACATTCTTCGCTTTATCAAAGATTACAACGATCCGTACATCAGGACGTTAGTGGGCGAGTAA
- a CDS encoding heparinase II/III-family protein, translating to MKGRKHYLLLFVCLTAPLLLAAQITPRNLLQRYSPETVAASLIPRDKWKPFPNTPEAWKAQLPDSVLDQLVKAGEGWLKKDFKQIPASVAIEFTRNGNRSRYEALSFPKRKQLWDLMIAESIEGKGRFSNDIMNGVWSICEESFWGATAHLGGQKGGNGLANVEDPIVDLFAAETASMLAWTDYFAGAAMEKSSKFLRPRIYYEVNRRVLKPMMTAKYGYLGGGNPNAVLNNWAPWVMSNYLTASLLLDKEEKLRTDAIVRSMKVTDQYINGLGADGSCDEGPSYWFAAGACVFDVLNLMDDATGGKVNIYKEDIIQKMASYIYKTHIRDDYFINVADAPAKMKPDGLTLFRLGQAMDDEKMTAFGAWAYQRYGKAENKSGSGNQNRWHCMRYLYNLGAVKACTAATAAEPNVKDVWLADVQLMAARDGDKYYVATHGGHNAESHNHNDVGDFIVYAYGQPLIIDAGRGTYTAKTFSPNRYELWFNTSPYHNLPTINGIEQQAGRKFEATQVKYEGGKSPALNMHLESAYPKETGLKTWQRSVKLDRGKGIVIADTYSADAALKSLTQSFMTTCDIELAAGKVIFTLPDGKKAELSYDNNYWTAAQEDIALKTAEDEVFKTAWDGRPIRRILLTAKKPGAQGKFTYTIR from the coding sequence ATGAAAGGTCGTAAGCACTACCTGCTCCTATTTGTATGCCTGACAGCGCCCTTGCTGCTGGCAGCCCAGATCACCCCGCGCAACCTGTTGCAGCGCTATTCGCCTGAAACAGTCGCCGCATCACTCATTCCACGCGATAAATGGAAACCATTTCCCAATACGCCCGAAGCCTGGAAAGCACAGCTGCCCGACAGCGTATTGGATCAATTGGTGAAGGCAGGAGAGGGCTGGCTCAAAAAAGACTTTAAACAGATACCGGCTTCCGTGGCTATCGAGTTTACCCGCAATGGCAACCGCAGCCGCTACGAAGCGCTTTCTTTCCCGAAACGTAAACAGCTCTGGGACCTGATGATCGCCGAGTCGATCGAGGGCAAGGGTCGCTTCAGTAACGATATTATGAACGGCGTATGGTCGATCTGTGAAGAAAGCTTCTGGGGCGCAACGGCGCACCTGGGCGGACAGAAAGGTGGTAACGGTCTTGCCAATGTAGAAGATCCCATCGTAGACCTCTTCGCTGCTGAAACAGCCTCCATGCTCGCCTGGACCGACTATTTCGCCGGCGCCGCCATGGAGAAATCTTCTAAGTTCCTACGGCCACGCATCTACTACGAAGTAAACCGCCGCGTACTGAAACCGATGATGACCGCCAAATACGGCTACCTCGGTGGTGGTAATCCCAACGCGGTATTGAACAACTGGGCGCCCTGGGTGATGAGCAACTACCTCACCGCCAGCCTGCTTCTCGATAAAGAAGAAAAACTGCGTACTGATGCCATCGTTCGTTCCATGAAAGTCACCGACCAATACATCAACGGTTTGGGTGCAGATGGTAGCTGCGATGAAGGTCCCAGCTACTGGTTCGCTGCCGGCGCCTGTGTATTCGACGTGCTCAATCTCATGGACGATGCAACGGGGGGTAAAGTAAACATCTACAAAGAAGACATCATCCAGAAGATGGCGTCTTACATCTATAAAACCCACATCCGCGACGACTACTTCATTAACGTAGCCGACGCTCCTGCTAAAATGAAGCCCGATGGTCTTACCCTGTTCCGCCTCGGACAAGCCATGGATGATGAGAAGATGACCGCCTTTGGTGCCTGGGCGTACCAGCGCTACGGCAAAGCCGAAAACAAAAGCGGCAGTGGCAACCAGAACCGCTGGCACTGTATGCGTTACCTCTATAATCTCGGCGCCGTAAAAGCCTGCACCGCCGCAACTGCTGCAGAACCAAACGTAAAAGATGTATGGCTCGCCGACGTACAACTCATGGCCGCCCGTGATGGTGATAAATACTACGTAGCCACCCATGGCGGTCATAACGCTGAAAGCCATAACCACAATGACGTAGGCGATTTCATCGTATACGCTTACGGCCAGCCGCTGATCATTGATGCAGGCCGTGGTACTTACACTGCAAAAACGTTCTCCCCTAACCGTTATGAACTGTGGTTTAACACTTCTCCGTATCATAACCTGCCTACTATCAACGGCATCGAACAACAGGCCGGCCGTAAGTTTGAAGCCACACAGGTAAAATACGAAGGCGGTAAATCACCCGCCCTAAATATGCACCTGGAGAGTGCCTACCCGAAAGAAACCGGCCTCAAAACATGGCAACGCAGCGTAAAACTCGACCGTGGCAAAGGCATCGTCATCGCTGATACTTATAGTGCCGACGCGGCCCTCAAAAGCCTCACCCAGTCCTTCATGACGACTTGCGACATAGAACTGGCAGCCGGTAAAGTCATCTTCACATTGCCCGATGGTAAAAAAGCAGAATTGTCTTACGACAACAACTATTGGACTGCCGCGCAGGAAGACATCGCCCTTAAAACCGCCGAAGACGAAGTCTTCAAAACCGCCTGGGACGGCCGCCCGATCCGGCGCATCCTGCTCACTGCGAAGAAACCCGGTGCGCAAGGTAAATTCACTTACACGATCAGGTAA
- a CDS encoding lipid A deacylase LpxR family protein, with amino-acid sequence MKFGVARSTFVALAFFLFPVITSAQDSGRVKLLVRVYEDNDGIKFGRKIADGGYTNGTRLDVFYVNKRKPHFFLDKLAPGFGGNAVYASSWGAFQVMITPLSVGEPAYKPVDYPYSGALTVHHSMYAFRPDKKDGFQTEWVLGVMGPPSLAKQTQKMIHGWFNFTRPRGWAYQYRTDLLLNYNLTYEKQLTHVEKGFEVIAGGKVNAGTMLNAVETHVLLRTGNMSPYFDGLLDQYAHKEHAQFYINAKPSVQYVVYNSLLQGGLFSDDVYVEPAVREAAGNAVRPPIRRWLADVDISAVLSLKRFAVSFSQKFSTPEFEGLPAQNVGNISLYLGF; translated from the coding sequence ATGAAGTTCGGCGTGGCCCGGAGCACCTTTGTTGCATTGGCTTTTTTCCTTTTCCCTGTCATTACCTCCGCCCAGGATTCCGGGCGGGTTAAGTTATTAGTGCGTGTTTACGAAGATAACGATGGCATTAAATTCGGTCGCAAGATCGCGGATGGTGGTTATACCAACGGTACGCGGCTGGATGTGTTTTATGTGAATAAACGCAAGCCACATTTCTTCCTCGATAAACTGGCGCCGGGCTTTGGGGGCAATGCGGTATATGCGAGCAGCTGGGGGGCTTTCCAGGTGATGATCACGCCGCTGAGTGTGGGCGAGCCTGCCTATAAACCGGTCGATTATCCTTATAGCGGGGCGCTAACGGTTCACCATTCGATGTATGCTTTTCGTCCGGATAAAAAGGACGGGTTTCAAACGGAGTGGGTATTGGGCGTGATGGGGCCACCTTCGCTCGCGAAGCAAACGCAGAAGATGATCCACGGCTGGTTCAATTTCACCCGGCCGAGGGGCTGGGCATACCAGTACCGCACGGACCTGCTGTTGAACTACAATCTTACTTACGAAAAGCAACTCACGCATGTAGAGAAAGGCTTTGAAGTCATTGCCGGCGGCAAGGTCAATGCAGGTACTATGCTTAACGCGGTGGAAACGCATGTGCTGCTGCGTACGGGCAATATGTCTCCCTACTTCGACGGACTGCTCGACCAGTACGCGCATAAAGAACATGCGCAGTTTTATATCAACGCTAAACCTTCCGTACAATACGTCGTGTACAACAGCCTGCTGCAAGGCGGCCTGTTTTCCGACGATGTATACGTCGAACCCGCAGTGCGCGAGGCGGCTGGCAATGCTGTTCGTCCGCCGATAAGGCGTTGGCTGGCAGATGTAGACATCAGCGCGGTGCTTAGTCTCAAACGATTCGCGGTCAGCTTCTCACAAAAGTTCTCCACGCCGGAGTTTGAAGGACTGCCCGCACAGAATGTAGGTAACATTTCACTTTACCTTGGATTCTGA
- a CDS encoding TonB-dependent receptor domain-containing protein → MRRFITLLVLLFPTTLLVAQTGQFTVTGSTKDNAGAAVPFSTAVLFRSKDSSQVTGAVADEKGVFRIKAAAGKYFLKISLLSYKDHYVNNINLNKDVNVGTITLKVGSKTLSQVEIVGEKKLMELELDKRVYNVSQDVANIGANASEVLANVPSVTVDVDGNVALRGSQGVRILIDGKPSALTGIKSTDALRNLQGAMIDRIEVVTNPSSRFDAAGETGVINIILKKNKTRGFNGNFTGTLGYPQQLGAAYSINYRNEKVNLFSSFGINNRKGPGSGNSSNRFSSKDTAYYYTQRSTRDREDLGANIMAGLDYYLNDYTTLTGSVLYSGGKEKNVNRLRYDDFFVDDMQIKNSSLRVNDEDAREENTEASLSFRKKYANNDKREWTADAKWTSSGDIEKSMYRTSPVLNGAALELQRSDNPTWEKTLLLQTDYIHPFGKDAKLEAGFKGTLRTVTNDFLVEEFDNTAWTPLGDFDNNMEYKERIYAAYAMFGSKVGKFSYQLGLRGELSDISTGLLKTNEINDRNYFNVFPSTSLSYQLDKANTLQLSYSYRINRPNYRDLTPFSDFSDPRVYFVGNPNLDPEYAHSIDAGHLLEWDKGSILSSVYYRHKTGVVYRYNDLDSTTGITNIRPINLSTRDDIGIEFNLSLTLADWWKFNTSANVYHAISNGSYLGRNLDATTTTMTNRTTSRMTFFKSLDFQASLNYQAPRITPQGKDLAQYSIDLGLAQDILKDKGTLTFNVRDLLNTRRRRAITDIMTDSETYYSRSDFQWRARQLTLTLNYRLNQQKIDTKEKEEGFGEN, encoded by the coding sequence ATGCGCAGATTTATTACACTATTAGTATTGCTTTTCCCAACAACCCTATTGGTGGCACAGACCGGGCAGTTTACCGTGACAGGCAGTACCAAAGACAATGCAGGCGCAGCCGTGCCTTTTAGTACCGCTGTACTTTTCCGCAGTAAGGACTCCTCCCAGGTGACAGGCGCCGTAGCAGATGAAAAAGGCGTGTTTCGCATCAAAGCGGCCGCTGGCAAATACTTTCTGAAGATCAGTTTACTGTCTTATAAAGATCACTACGTAAACAACATCAACCTCAACAAAGATGTAAACGTAGGTACCATCACCCTTAAAGTGGGTTCCAAAACATTGTCGCAGGTAGAAATTGTAGGTGAGAAAAAACTCATGGAGCTGGAGCTGGACAAACGCGTGTACAATGTGAGCCAGGATGTGGCTAATATTGGTGCCAACGCCTCGGAAGTACTGGCCAACGTGCCTTCCGTAACCGTGGATGTTGATGGCAACGTGGCGCTGCGTGGCAGCCAGGGCGTGCGTATTCTCATCGATGGTAAACCTTCTGCATTGACCGGGATTAAGAGTACCGACGCGCTGCGCAACTTACAGGGCGCAATGATCGATCGTATCGAAGTGGTGACCAATCCCTCCTCCCGCTTCGACGCAGCAGGTGAAACAGGGGTGATCAATATCATCCTGAAGAAAAATAAAACCCGCGGCTTTAACGGCAACTTTACCGGTACGCTCGGTTATCCGCAGCAGCTGGGCGCGGCCTATAGCATTAACTACCGTAACGAGAAAGTAAACCTGTTCTCCAGCTTCGGCATCAACAACAGGAAAGGTCCTGGTAGCGGTAATTCATCGAACCGCTTCAGCAGTAAGGATACCGCTTACTATTATACGCAGCGCAGCACACGCGATCGTGAGGACCTGGGCGCTAATATTATGGCGGGATTGGATTATTACCTGAACGACTACACTACGCTTACGGGTTCTGTGTTATATTCCGGCGGTAAAGAGAAAAATGTGAACAGGCTCAGATACGATGATTTTTTCGTGGATGATATGCAGATCAAGAACTCCAGCCTGCGTGTGAACGATGAAGACGCCCGTGAAGAGAACACCGAAGCCAGCCTCAGTTTCCGCAAGAAATACGCTAATAACGATAAAAGAGAATGGACGGCAGATGCCAAGTGGACGAGCAGCGGCGATATTGAGAAATCGATGTATCGCACCAGTCCTGTGCTGAACGGTGCTGCGTTGGAACTGCAACGTTCCGACAATCCCACCTGGGAAAAAACCTTACTGCTGCAAACAGATTATATCCATCCATTTGGTAAAGATGCGAAGCTGGAAGCCGGGTTTAAAGGCACGCTGCGCACCGTAACGAACGACTTCCTCGTGGAAGAATTCGACAATACCGCCTGGACGCCACTGGGCGACTTCGATAACAACATGGAATACAAGGAGCGCATTTACGCCGCGTATGCGATGTTTGGGAGTAAGGTGGGCAAATTCTCCTACCAGCTGGGTTTACGTGGTGAGTTGTCAGATATCAGCACCGGTTTGCTCAAAACCAATGAAATCAACGACCGTAATTACTTCAACGTATTTCCGAGCACGAGTTTATCTTACCAGCTGGATAAAGCCAATACGCTGCAACTTAGTTACAGCTATCGCATTAACCGTCCGAATTACCGCGATCTAACGCCGTTTTCCGATTTCTCGGACCCTCGCGTATATTTCGTCGGTAATCCCAACCTCGACCCGGAATACGCTCATTCTATCGATGCGGGGCACCTGCTCGAGTGGGACAAAGGTTCGATCCTTTCCAGCGTGTACTATCGCCATAAAACCGGCGTCGTATATCGTTACAACGACCTGGACAGCACCACCGGCATCACGAACATCCGTCCGATCAATCTCAGCACCCGCGACGACATAGGCATAGAGTTCAACCTTTCGCTTACCCTCGCCGACTGGTGGAAGTTTAATACCAGCGCCAACGTATACCACGCCATTTCCAATGGCAGTTACCTGGGCAGAAACCTGGATGCGACCACCACCACGATGACTAACCGCACCACCTCCCGCATGACCTTCTTTAAGAGCCTGGACTTCCAGGCGTCGCTGAACTACCAGGCACCGAGAATCACCCCGCAGGGTAAAGACCTCGCCCAGTATTCCATCGACTTAGGTCTGGCGCAGGATATTCTTAAAGATAAAGGCACCCTCACCTTCAACGTACGCGACCTGCTGAACACACGCCGCAGAAGGGCCATTACCGACATCATGACCGACTCCGAAACCTATTACTCGCGTTCCGATTTCCAGTGGCGGGCCAGGCAGTTAACGCTGACACTCAACTACCGCCTGAACCAGCAGAAGATTGATACAAAAGAGAAGGAAGAAGGGTTTGGGGAGAATTAA
- a CDS encoding DUF3472 domain-containing protein, giving the protein MKLPFIYSVTLLCTLLFSCNKERDEQAEIDDAAVLPPAASYNVPLAGNGFVTTIAGGSGEVITGNGLGNWTNAGSITSVYFRLGLTGTLNVSVRAKVAPSGSSNIKVTVNGTVFNKTITGSNYATHSIGSVTVGSAGYIKVDLQGVSKTGSYFGDVSDIVISGGATASNVVYANDAANYYWSRRGPSVHLGYPVPSGNTAEWMYSELTVPTGEDKIGSYYMANGFNGGYFGIQVNSATERRVLFSIWDPSVGTTTLVRKGTGVVDNTFGGEGTGGQSYLLFNWTAGTTYRFLTQAKPDGAGATLFSSWIYTPETGTWRFLATWKRPNTVTYLTGTHSFLECFSDVRGYQGRRALYGNQWIRNTSGTWIELTTANFTADATATNDQRRDYAGGLEAGKFYLRNGGFFSSYVSYNQSFTRTATGVAPSVNLTTLP; this is encoded by the coding sequence ATGAAACTACCCTTCATATATAGCGTGACCCTGTTATGCACGCTGCTGTTTTCGTGCAACAAGGAACGTGATGAGCAAGCGGAGATAGACGATGCGGCCGTGTTGCCGCCAGCCGCCAGCTACAATGTACCCCTCGCCGGCAACGGCTTTGTAACCACCATCGCCGGCGGCAGCGGGGAAGTAATTACCGGTAACGGCCTGGGTAACTGGACCAATGCCGGCAGCATTACCAGCGTATACTTCCGGCTGGGACTTACAGGCACTTTAAATGTCTCGGTACGCGCAAAAGTTGCGCCCAGCGGCAGCAGCAATATAAAAGTGACGGTGAATGGCACCGTGTTCAATAAAACCATCACCGGCAGCAACTACGCCACCCATTCTATTGGCAGCGTAACCGTTGGCAGTGCGGGTTACATCAAAGTAGACCTGCAGGGCGTAAGTAAAACCGGCAGTTACTTTGGCGATGTGTCCGACATCGTCATCAGCGGCGGTGCAACTGCCAGCAACGTGGTGTACGCCAACGATGCAGCGAATTATTACTGGTCGAGACGAGGTCCGTCGGTACACCTGGGCTATCCTGTTCCGAGTGGTAACACGGCAGAGTGGATGTACAGTGAACTGACCGTACCTACTGGCGAAGACAAGATCGGCTCCTACTACATGGCCAATGGTTTTAACGGTGGCTACTTCGGTATACAGGTGAACAGCGCTACTGAAAGACGCGTACTGTTTTCCATCTGGGACCCGAGCGTAGGGACCACTACCCTCGTGCGCAAAGGCACCGGCGTGGTAGATAATACCTTCGGCGGCGAGGGCACAGGCGGACAAAGCTACCTGCTGTTTAACTGGACGGCCGGCACCACCTACCGCTTCCTCACCCAGGCAAAACCAGACGGCGCCGGCGCCACCCTCTTTTCGTCCTGGATTTACACACCGGAAACAGGCACCTGGCGTTTCCTGGCCACCTGGAAGCGGCCGAACACCGTTACTTACCTGACAGGCACGCACTCCTTCCTCGAATGTTTCTCCGACGTCAGAGGTTACCAGGGCCGCAGGGCGTTATATGGCAACCAATGGATCCGCAATACGAGCGGCACCTGGATAGAACTTACCACCGCCAATTTCACAGCAGACGCTACCGCCACCAACGACCAGCGCCGCGACTATGCAGGCGGACTGGAGGCTGGTAAATTCTACCTGCGTAATGGCGGCTTCTTTTCGAGCTATGTGAGCTATAATCAAAGCTTTACACGTACGGCTACAGGTGTTGCGCCCAGCGTAAACCTAACAACACTGCCGTAA
- a CDS encoding discoidin domain-containing protein produces MKKYFLFILISAACLAGCGKPEAVTFKDRSTIGAADRTAWTITASTQETTCEPGGAALVLDNNINTFWHSAYCDVTSSYPHWLSIDMQTPIKMVSVDITARQNNANGMTRFRLEGSVDGTAWTMLRDSVAFVGATKTPQSFAVSSATAYRYLKMTALTGPTANTFLAEINVFTAKEK; encoded by the coding sequence ATGAAAAAGTATTTTCTCTTTATACTGATTTCCGCCGCCTGTTTAGCAGGTTGCGGCAAACCGGAGGCGGTTACTTTCAAAGACCGCTCCACCATTGGCGCGGCAGACCGTACCGCCTGGACCATTACCGCCTCTACCCAGGAAACCACCTGCGAGCCCGGCGGCGCAGCATTGGTATTGGATAACAACATCAACACCTTCTGGCATTCCGCATACTGCGACGTTACTTCCAGCTACCCGCACTGGCTTAGCATCGATATGCAAACGCCCATCAAAATGGTTTCGGTGGATATTACTGCGCGGCAGAATAACGCCAATGGCATGACCCGCTTCCGTTTGGAAGGCAGCGTAGACGGTACTGCCTGGACCATGCTGCGCGACAGCGTCGCTTTTGTTGGCGCTACCAAAACGCCGCAAAGCTTTGCCGTGTCATCGGCTACGGCGTATCGTTACCTGAAAATGACTGCACTCACAGGCCCTACGGCGAACACTTTCCTGGCGGAAATCAATGTATTTACCGCCAAAGAAAAATAA
- a CDS encoding RagB/SusD family nutrient uptake outer membrane protein, with product MKKNTLITILIGSALLLGAASCKKYFEPSTAKSEEEALNDADDVQSASIGTYAVLKNPTYVRSIHFLSEYPSDNIAQGQASSDALSNAYRYTHLVDMSHVYNVWQQSYFVINAANRVIAFVPDESTTALRQLKGENLYLRAMMYFNLCRVFGRPYTQGNGSNEAVPIVKEDTKEEFPGRATVQQVYDFVIADLEKAAELMTTQKNNNFASKEVAYALLSRVYLYKGDNPKAIEYADKVLTSGRYNLLQGSAYTSYFRGVPEDNKETIFCIRHIKTENRDFNAIGSMYYSEGGQGATGWGEIYASQQYVNFLDKNPADLRHAFITPYTTTGVVQYPYTVPVANVTLNTKLNPRTPMYYINKYNYQEGLTNLSSPVYLRLAEMYLNRAEANAKIGGAGLQMALDDVNTIRQRAGLSGAALHTLASVAAAGKTVLDVVLEERRLEFAFEGQRPYDLFRNNRPLVRDYPGTHALNNTPNTNVNQTIQPTDNRVIFFIPNRERLVNKNLTQNP from the coding sequence ATGAAAAAGAACACGTTAATAACGATACTGATAGGCAGCGCGCTGTTACTGGGCGCCGCTTCCTGCAAAAAATACTTTGAGCCTTCTACCGCCAAGTCGGAAGAAGAAGCGCTGAACGATGCAGACGATGTACAATCCGCTTCCATTGGCACTTACGCCGTATTGAAGAACCCCACTTACGTACGCAGCATCCACTTCCTGTCAGAATACCCGAGCGATAATATTGCACAGGGACAAGCATCATCCGATGCACTTTCCAACGCCTATCGTTACACCCATTTGGTGGACATGTCGCACGTATACAACGTTTGGCAGCAGTCTTACTTCGTGATCAATGCCGCCAACCGCGTGATTGCTTTTGTGCCGGATGAATCGACTACCGCCTTGCGCCAGTTAAAAGGAGAAAACCTGTACCTCCGCGCGATGATGTATTTCAATCTTTGTCGCGTATTCGGCCGCCCGTATACACAGGGTAACGGCAGCAACGAAGCAGTTCCTATCGTGAAGGAAGATACCAAAGAAGAATTTCCAGGCCGCGCTACCGTGCAGCAGGTATACGACTTTGTGATCGCGGATTTAGAGAAAGCAGCGGAACTGATGACCACGCAGAAGAACAATAACTTCGCTTCGAAAGAAGTGGCGTATGCCCTGTTGAGCCGCGTGTACCTTTACAAAGGTGACAACCCGAAGGCCATCGAGTATGCGGATAAAGTACTGACCTCCGGCCGTTACAACCTGTTGCAGGGCAGCGCGTACACCAGCTACTTCAGGGGCGTGCCGGAAGATAACAAAGAAACGATCTTCTGCATCCGTCACATTAAAACAGAGAACCGTGACTTTAATGCCATTGGTTCGATGTACTATAGCGAAGGCGGACAAGGTGCTACAGGCTGGGGAGAGATTTACGCTTCGCAGCAGTATGTGAACTTCCTGGATAAAAACCCGGCTGATCTGCGGCATGCATTCATTACGCCTTATACCACTACCGGCGTGGTGCAATACCCTTATACAGTGCCCGTTGCCAACGTAACACTGAACACCAAACTGAACCCGAGAACGCCAATGTATTACATCAACAAATACAACTACCAGGAAGGACTGACCAACCTGAGTTCCCCGGTGTACCTGCGTTTGGCAGAAATGTACCTGAACCGCGCCGAAGCAAATGCAAAGATTGGCGGCGCAGGGTTACAGATGGCGCTGGATGATGTAAATACGATCCGTCAGCGTGCGGGATTAAGCGGTGCGGCTTTGCACACATTGGCCAGCGTAGCAGCCGCAGGTAAAACAGTGCTCGATGTCGTACTGGAAGAGAGAAGACTGGAATTTGCCTTTGAAGGCCAGCGCCCGTACGACCTGTTTCGCAATAACAGGCCACTGGTACGCGACTACCCGGGTACACATGCGTTAAATAACACGCCTAACACCAATGTGAACCAAACCATTCAACCCACTGACAACCGCGTGATCTTCTTTATCCCGAACCGCGAGCGCCTGGTGAACAAAAACCTCACACAAAACCCTTAA